The Micrococcales bacterium genome includes a window with the following:
- the lhgO gene encoding L-2-hydroxyglutarate oxidase → MPAPDFAIIGGGVVGLTIARELSRRHPRARIAVFEKEPHLGLHASGRNSGVLHAGFYYAPDSLKARLTARGNHLLRAFCAEHDVPVRACGKVVVATSPDQLPALDELVRRGTANGVRLETVDERGLADLEPLAQTVERAIWSPDTGVADPRAVTAALQRDLTERGVTIRTSTPVTRPPDAGHIINAAGLYADRVAAWFGFCDDYVMMPFKGLYWYGNDRAPRLQRHVYPVPDPRNPFLGVHFTVTPGGGVKVGPTAIPVLSREAYSWGFRSDEAREVARAFPAFLRGGHHDVPALIRSEVPKYSRRWLVRQARALVPTADGFTIRGEPGIRAQLMHKATGRLEMDFVVRGDQRSTHVLNAVSPAWTASLAFAELVVDGMTERGAA, encoded by the coding sequence ATGCCCGCCCCGGATTTCGCCATCATCGGCGGCGGCGTCGTCGGACTCACCATCGCGCGCGAACTCAGCCGCCGCCACCCCCGGGCCCGCATCGCGGTCTTCGAGAAGGAACCGCACCTGGGCCTGCACGCCAGCGGCCGCAACTCCGGGGTCCTGCACGCCGGCTTCTACTACGCCCCCGACTCGCTCAAGGCCCGGCTCACCGCCCGCGGCAACCACCTGCTGCGGGCCTTCTGCGCCGAGCACGACGTGCCGGTGCGCGCCTGCGGCAAGGTCGTGGTCGCCACCAGCCCGGACCAACTGCCCGCCCTAGATGAACTCGTCCGGCGCGGCACCGCCAACGGCGTGCGGCTCGAGACCGTCGACGAGCGCGGCCTGGCCGACCTCGAACCCCTCGCCCAGACCGTCGAGCGCGCCATCTGGTCCCCCGACACCGGCGTCGCCGACCCCCGGGCGGTGACGGCGGCGCTGCAGCGCGACCTCACCGAGAGGGGGGTCACCATCCGCACCTCCACCCCCGTAACGCGGCCACCCGACGCCGGCCACATCATCAACGCCGCGGGCCTCTACGCCGACCGCGTGGCCGCGTGGTTCGGCTTCTGCGACGACTACGTGATGATGCCGTTCAAGGGTCTGTACTGGTACGGCAACGACCGCGCCCCCCGGCTGCAGCGCCACGTGTACCCCGTGCCCGACCCACGCAACCCCTTCCTCGGCGTGCACTTCACGGTCACCCCCGGCGGCGGCGTCAAGGTCGGCCCGACCGCCATCCCGGTCCTGTCCCGTGAGGCCTACTCCTGGGGCTTCCGCAGCGACGAGGCCCGCGAGGTCGCGAGGGCCTTCCCCGCCTTCCTGCGCGGCGGGCACCACGACGTGCCCGCACTGATCCGCTCGGAGGTGCCGAAGTACAGCCGTCGCTGGCTCGTCCGGCAGGCGCGCGCGCTGGTCCCCACGGCCGACGGCTTCACCATCCGCGGCGAGCCCGGCATCCGCGCCCAACTCATGCACAAAGCCACCGGCCGGTTGGAGATGGACTTCGTGGTG